Proteins found in one Apostichopus japonicus isolate 1M-3 chromosome 16, ASM3797524v1, whole genome shotgun sequence genomic segment:
- the LOC139982205 gene encoding tRNA (cytosine(38)-C(5))-methyltransferase-like isoform X2, with product MAAPVEQLRVVEFYSGVGGMHYALILSEIPSTVVAAVDINEVANKVYKHNFPDINLLQRNIQSVSLKDFIKWDADVFLMSPPCQPFTRVGLKGDKTDPRTSSFLYLLQTLPQLTKKPGYILVENVKGFESSDTRNELVDVLKKCHYSYKEFLLSPTDLGVPNQRLRYFLLAKQQPLIFKETTLTNEENTLLNHQILSENVCCHSNLDKNNLQEVESTPGRTDTSDINDRSKSEADIQNTSKSMSISNLESQRDIGSKTEDKISPKERNIKEYLEALSQESFEDYAVPDKTLLRFERVMDIVREEDERTCCFTKAYGHYVEGTGSFLQHNNSLTKQWAFEDRLDSNVTLLRLQQLSLRYFTPREVANFHCFPKEFSFPSELSPKQQYRVLGNSLNAHVVSVLLRYLVK from the exons ATGGCAGCCCCTGTTGAGCAACTTCGTGTTGTCGAATTTTACAGTGGCGTTGGTGGAATGCATTACGCCTTGATAC TCAGTGAAATACCTTCCACTGTGGTTGCTGCTGTAGACATCAACGAGGTCGCGAATAAAGTTTACAAACATAATTTCCCAGATATCAACCTACTCCAACGGAATATACAG tCTGTTTCCTTAAAGGATTTCATTAAGTGGGATGCTGATGTTTTTCTAATGAGTCCTCCCTGCCAACCATTTACAAG GGTTGGTCTTAAAGGAGATAAAACTGACCCCAGGACATCCAGTTTTCTTTATCTACTCCAAACATTACCTCA ATTGACAAAGAAGCCTGGATATATTCTCGTAGAAAATGTGAAAGGATTTGAAAGTTCTGATACCAG AAATGAGTTGGTTGACGTTTTGAAGAAGTGTCATTATTCATACAAG GAATTCTTACTTTCGCCGACAGATTTAGGAGTTCCCAATCAGAGACTTCGTTACTTTTTACTCGCTAAACAGCAACCTCTGATATTCAAGGAAACGACTTTGACGAATGAAGAAAATACTTTACTCAATCACCAGATTCTGTCAGAAAAtgtatgttgccatagtaactTAGATAAGAATAATTTGCAAGAAGTTGAAAGTACACCAGGAAGGACAGATACAAGTGATATCAATGATAGGAGTAAATCTGAAGCAGATATCCAAAATACTTCAAAATCAATGAGTATATCAAATCTAGAATCTCAGAGGGACATAGGTAGCAAAACAGAAGATAAGATATCACCTAAAGAGAGAAATATCAAGGAATATTTAGAGGCACTTTCACAAGAAAGTTTTGAAGACTATGCCGTTCCAGATAAGACATTGTTAAGATTTGAACGAGTGATGGATATCGTTCGAGAGGAAGATGAAAGAACTTGCTGTTTTACGAAGGC gTATGGACACTATGTGGAGGGAACTGGTTCTTTTCTTCAACATAACAACTCACTAACG AAACAATGGGCGTTTGAAGACCGACTTGACTCTAATGTGACCTTGCTTCGCCTCCAACAGCTCAGCTTGAGATATTTCACACCGAGGGAAGTTGCCAACTTTCACTGTTTTCCAAAAGAATTTA gtTTTCCATCTGAACTCAGTCCCAAACAACAGTATCGAGTCCTTGGGAATAGTTTGAATGCACACGTGGTCTCAGTTTTATTGAGGTACCTTGTAAAGTGA